GCAAAACGTCGATTCCTGCCCAGATATGTGGCTGAATTATTGAATAAAATTGATCAACTTCGAAAAACACCCTTCGCGCCGTTGCGCACCCTGGGCAAGACGTTGCATAATTGGCGGGAAGAAGTGGCCAGAATGTTCCGTTTTACTCGGAATAACGGCATTACAGAAGGTTTCCA
This Desulfovibrio legallii DNA region includes the following protein-coding sequences:
- a CDS encoding transposase, with the protein product MACPGAKRRFLPRYVAELLNKIDQLRKTPFAPLRTLGKTLHNWREEVARMFRFTRNNGITEGF